From Salipiger profundus, a single genomic window includes:
- a CDS encoding class I SAM-dependent methyltransferase: MSAGFWDAIAERYAARPIGDEAAYEATLARVRHWLSPEMRVVELGCGTGTTAGKLAPSVREIIATDYADGMIRIAETRCTANNLRFRCAGIEEALAGGPHDAVLAFNLLHLLEDMEGCLAHVHAALAPDGLFISKTPCVGARWYLRPVVWLLQRLGKAPSFRFLKPEAVEVAIRDAGFEILETGDYPPKLPSRFLVARRL; encoded by the coding sequence ATGAGCGCCGGCTTCTGGGATGCCATCGCCGAGCGCTACGCCGCCCGGCCGATCGGCGACGAGGCTGCCTATGAGGCGACGCTCGCGCGGGTGCGGCACTGGCTCAGCCCCGAGATGCGGGTCGTGGAGCTCGGCTGCGGCACCGGCACGACGGCGGGCAAGCTCGCGCCCTCGGTGCGCGAGATCATTGCGACGGATTACGCCGACGGCATGATCCGCATCGCCGAGACCCGCTGCACCGCCAATAACCTGCGCTTCCGCTGTGCCGGCATCGAAGAGGCGCTCGCGGGCGGGCCGCATGATGCCGTGCTCGCCTTCAACCTTCTGCACCTGCTCGAGGACATGGAGGGCTGCCTTGCCCATGTGCATGCGGCGCTGGCGCCCGATGGGCTCTTCATCTCCAAGACACCATGCGTCGGTGCGCGGTGGTATCTGCGGCCCGTCGTCTGGCTCCTGCAACGACTGGGCAAGGCGCCGTCCTTCCGTTTCCTGAAGCCCGAGGCGGTCGAGGTGGCGATCCGCGACGCGGGTTTCGAGATCCTCGAGACCGGGGACTACCCGCCGAAGCTGCCCAGCCGCTTCCTCGTCGCGCGCAGGCTCTGA